The sequence below is a genomic window from Takifugu flavidus isolate HTHZ2018 chromosome 11, ASM371156v2, whole genome shotgun sequence.
TCCTTCCTTCTGCTTTGCTACAGCCAGATGTGAAGGCAGGAATGAAGCGGGAGCTGTTACTGTTAACTCACGGCATCGATGCTTGACAGCTGCATGCCGATGTTGATGACCACCACGCTGAGCACCTGCCAGCGGACCGTGTCGTCCCGCACCAGTTTCCATACTGACAGAGTCTCCAGCGTTGACAGCGagcgctgctcctcctgcatctcCTCGATCTCTGCCTGGATGTTGCAGTTGGCTCTGTACCATTTCAGGGCTGAGAGACAGGACAGGGAGCAGCGCGGTTCGGACACGGAACTGAGAACTTGGGTTTACAACCGTGGTTACTACAATGATGCCCATTGTAGGGGGAAATATTAGCATATTGAGTTGGCTCTCCCTtaaaaatagctgttttattcaGATTCAGAGGACAAAATGATTACTTTCTTGACAACCTCAGATCCACGTTGCACCATGCACCATGTTGCAGGATGCAGAATCCCAATTAAGCGTTATTTACTAAGTATTATTTACTAAGTATCTAATGCTAACAACCATATCAGAAGTTgaaacagagagacaaatacaaatgtacgcAAGCACTGATTTTTATCTGAAATAATctcattttcttccctttctcctctAAAGCCTTCCTTATCTTGCATACTGACCTGTGATGGTGGCATGGATATTATCCTTTTCGATCAGGAGGTAACGTGGACTCTCTGggaaccatggcaacagcattaACTGGACAAAGGTGGGCACCACCACCACTGAGAGAAAAAGGGGCCAGTACTCCTCCTGTAACACATGTCAACTGTTCTGGTTCACACAGAAAAGATGAGAAATGTGGACTATTTGAAGCATTTGAAGTGATCCGTTATGTTAGTTAGAATGTTTtcctcaataaaaaaaatacacagatGCTATTCTAAAAGTTTCAGCTTTATTTGTGATCGTTTCATAGGCTGATTGATTACTTCTCAGGGCTGGATTACCTTCCCCAGCAGCTCATGTAGGCCAAGAATCTGTGCGAGGAAGACGCCGGTGCTGATGAATATACAGGGCACCAAACCCAGGAAGCCCCGCAAGCTCTTAGGTGCAATCTCCCCCAAGTACATTGGAACAACACTTAATGAAATACCTGCAGTTAAAAGAGAACATTTCATTAATTGACTCCTCATGAGATACCTCCCTCTgactctgtgtatgtgtgtgtgtgtgtgtgtgtgtgtgcaccagaaTGAATCCCTGTGATGAAGCGGCCAATGATGACCATCTCAGGTGACTTGCAAATCCTGCTGAAGCCCATGAGGGAACCAGCAATAAACACCAGCATTGTTGTCTTTACCACCGTCCCTTTCCTGATGGGACAGAGCGAGGAGACTTGTTGGAACTTGATTAAATCTATTCTTTAACCCTAAAGCACGATGGATCCCCAGCAGGCTTTGATGCTGGTGGAGGTTCACTGAGAGGTCAAGTCTCCTGGGGTGCCCAACATTTAGCATCTTATCATCTCCCCCCTTTTCAAACCAAAATAATACACTAACATTGATTAGAATATTGAAAAGAGTGTTTCTTGTTTCACTTTCTGCTTTTTGGAGATCACTGCACCTTCCACTTGCTGACCAGAGCTCCCACACTTGTGCAGCTCACGTCTCACCTGCCAAAGCGGGTGACCAGCATGCCCACAATCAGGGAGCCCAGCAGACCTCCGATAGCGAAGATAGATACGGTCAGCGAGTAAATGATGGTTAGGGTCTCTTCAGTGAGCGCCGCTCCAGTTCGATTTATCATTGTCTTGTTGTAAAAGTCCTTTATGTACTGAAAATTGGTGAGGCAAAGGTGAAAAGCAAGATTATTTGTTGATGGCTGTGTGATGAAGAATACACATGGTACCTGCATTGTGAGGACAGGGTTTGATATTCAACACACTCATAGAATCCAATAAATCCAACAACCCCCAATTACGAGATAAATCTTAATTACAGTTAAATTAAATGATGTGACCAAAGTGGTTCATTTTGGTGCAATGGCAGGCTGGTGACGGGATCATTACCAGAGATTTACACATATTTTTTgcattggtttttttttataggaTATTGACTGGACCTCTAATATACATGTATAATTTATGCTGAATAGCAGCTGTAACTACTGTATAATGAACTACAGAGTAGTTTTAGCCACTCTAATTATGTTCTATTAGATGCTATATGGGCCTAATGCAGATTTGGTAGGTCACCCGGTTGAGAAATTCAGGCTGCATTCCTTTCTTTTACAAGAAGCCGTAGTTTGTGCATCATGTGGCTCACACAGGACCAAGAAcaaggtcttttttttaatccatttttggAAATATTTGGCTCCTTATCTGGTAGTAATGACTGTACCATGTGAAGGCACGAGTTGTTCAACACTGATTCAGTTCTCAGGTGAGAGccagatggactttattcacaTAATCTGTTCCCTGACTATTTACTACACATTATCAGAGAGCTCacaataattaattaaaaaacttCCCTTAAAGTTCTGAGGGTTTATGCCACAATTTTATGATTTGGGAACTTTTAGGTTTCACAACATCAGACATATTTCGGGAAAGTTTGTCAAAATCACTTTTTTTCCAGATTTCTGTGTATTTGTCTAAGGCAGTGAAAGATTGTGATCTAAACTGATTAGATGATCTGATTCAACATCAGACCATCTTGTCATTCTTAAAATTCCAGACGTACCCCAGCAGGAGAGTTGACCACAGCAAGATTGTAGCCATACAGCATAGAGCTCCCGAAGGAGGTGAGGAATGCCACTGCTAACAAGGAGGCAGTCAGCTGCTgtaaaacacagaagaagaagagttcACCCAATGGAGGACACGCTCCTATAACTAGGAGatgtagcagcacagcagcagcagtggccaaGGTATAGATCAGTGGAAATATCCATCCAATAATGGTCCAGTTTGACTTTAGTCCAGACAGGTCTCAGGGAAAATGGCTGAAATAAGGAAAGCATCAGCTGTTGCTTGATCCTGATGTTAGTTAAGGCTTTAAAACAGGTATAAGGATAATAAATCAGCTTCAGACCTCTACTCATACATGCTAACGACTGTTGGTCCATATTAACTCTCTGCGTCAGGAATTTATACGGAGCTTGAGGCCACCGATGTGTCAGCCAGCCCCTCCAACCTTTtggtttcatcatcatcatcatcatcatcatcatcatcatcatcatcatcatcatcatcatcattatcattatcatcatcatcatcatcatcagactcATCAGACTCATGTCAGAAAAAGGGAAGCATCTAATTAAAACATGCCGTATATTCGCTTCACCCACTGGGAAGAGTAAT
It includes:
- the slc2a15a gene encoding solute carrier family 2 member 15a, which encodes MAEEHLIPPSDRITSQLTASLLAVAFLTSFGSSMLYGYNLAVVNSPAGYIKDFYNKTMINRTGAALTEETLTIIYSLTVSIFAIGGLLGSLIVGMLVTRFGRKGTVVKTTMLVFIAGSLMGFSRICKSPEMVIIGRFITGIHSGISLSVVPMYLGEIAPKSLRGFLGLVPCIFISTGVFLAQILGLHELLGKEEYWPLFLSVVVVPTFVQLMLLPWFPESPRYLLIEKDNIHATITALKWYRANCNIQAEIEEMQEEQRSLSTLETLSVWKLVRDDTVRWQVLSVVVINIGMQLSSIDAIWFYTNDIFENAGIPPPEIPYTTAGTGIIEIVAALVGCFTIEKLGRRPLMIGGFAVMGVCSVGITVAFSLQAQLSFMRYISVCCVIGIIAGFCIGPAGVPFLITAELFKQSHRPAAYIIGGSLNWVSNFTVGFIFPFMQMSAGAYSYLVFATVCFSVAIYVYFIIPETKNKTFMEISQMFSRKQPIMDTQGLILGDQLQLKKMNGYGGLENASLDFNSSSSYRN